AATCGGAACCCGCTGCTCAAGTGCTGACTTAATCTCCGGATTATTTTCGTCAATCGCAGTCGATACAACCAGCACATCAGCTTGCTCAACATTTTCACTATCGTGACCAATAAATACCTTCGCACCCATACTCACCAAACGCTCTGTTACAGCACTCTGACGCAAATCAGAGCCGGTGATTTGATACCCTTGATTCAACAACACTTCGGCAATTCCACACATGCCTACACCACCAATACCAACAAAGTGGATACAACGGATCCGGCGCATCTCAGGAATTAAATGGGTCAGTGTATTTGTTTTATGACTCACGACTAAATCTCTCAATCTGTTCCACTACCATCTGAGTAGCGTTGGGCATTGCCAGTTGACGAGCAGTATCCGCCATCTGCTGCAGTGCCATTTTATTGTTGCTGAATTCTTTCCATTGACTGGCTAACCAACCAGCAGACAGATCTTCTTGCTGACAGATCAGCGCAGCATTTTTATCCGCTAGGTATTGCGCATTGGCCGTCTGATGATCATCCACAGCAAACGGAAAAGGTACAAAAATAGCCGCTTTACCTGCAGCAGCTACTTCGGACACCGTTAGTGCTCCAGCGCGACAAACGACCAGATCAGCCCATTCGTATGCGGCTGCCATATCATCGATAAAAGCAGTTACTCTGGCATCGATACCTGCCAACTGGTATTGCTTTTGAACATCCTCAATATTGCGTTTACCAGCCTGATGCCATAAATCTGGCTGAAGCGCTTCTTCCAGACCAGTCATGGCTTCCAGAACTGTCTGATTTAATGCAACAGCACCGAGACTTCCACCAACAACCAGTACCTTTAAACGTTGCTCGGAAGCCGAAATCTGATTTCTGATTTGCTGAACATCTTTTCGTACAGGGTTACCTGTAACCAAGGCATTTTCCAATGCGCCGGGGAATGCCTGCATCGTAGTCTGCGAAATTTTGTGTAATAGCTTATTGGTCATACCGGCAAACGCATTTTGCTCATGAATCAACAAAGGCACTGCCGTTAAACGAGCTGCTACACCACCTGGACCAGTGGCGTATCCACCCATGCCCAGCGCGGCAACAGGTTTCACCATTTTAATAACTTTTTTAGCCTGCCAGATCGCTTTCAAAATGCGAAATGGCGCGCTCAGCAAACCCAATTTACCCTTGCCCCGCAGCCCGGCAATATCGATGCAATGCAATGGATAACCAGCAGCAGGTACCAAGTCTTTTTCGATACCGCCAGAAGTGCCCAACCAATGAATGTCATACCCTTTTTCAGCCATTTCTTTGGCAACGGCAAGGGCAGGGAATACATGCCCACCGGTACCACCCGCCATAAACAGAATCGCTTTAGACATCAAACGACTCCTTACTCACACTATCTTTTTTCTTGGTCATCGCTTTCGCTTTTTTGGTTCTCGAACCAGCAACAGGTTTCTCATCTTCAATATCAATTGAGGGGTGTTCGATTTCATAAGATATGCGCATTACCACAGCCACCATTGCGCAGCACACCAGCAGGCTACTCCCCCCATAGCTATAAAATGGAAGAGTGAGTCCCTTTGTGGGTAAAAGACCAATGTTAACCCCAAGGTTGATAATGATCTGGAGTGCAAGCAATGCGCCAATACCAATAGCAATGTATGAACCATAAAGCTGCCCTGCCTGCTGCGCTTTCCAGGCAACCTGCCATATAAAACCAATCAGAATAGCGAGCAGTAACAAGGCGACAATACCGCCGAATAACCCCGTTTCTTCAGCCCAGATTGCAAAAACAAAATCAGTATGAGCCTCTGGTAAATAAAACAGTTTCTGGACACTTTCCCCCAGACCAACACCAAACAGTTCACCACGACCAAAAGCAATCAAAGACTGAGTGAGCTGATAGCCCGTGCCATAGACATGCTCTGGAGCCCACGGGTCCAGATAGGCTAACAAGCGCTCCATGCGATAGGTTTCTGCCGTTAGAACAAAACCGCTGATTATCAGGGTGCCAATCAGTAACAGAAAAAACTGACCGGCTTTTACACCACCCAAAAACAGTTGAACCAATGCTGCACCCATCAATACAACGACCGCACCAAAATCTGGTTCCAACAGCAACAGTACAACCATGGCGCCAAGGATAATAAAAGGCTTTAGGAACCCTCTCCAATGTCGTTGAACTTCCTCTTTTCGACGAACCAGATAACCCGCAACAAAAAAAACAGCAGCAAGCTTGGCGATCTCCGATGCCTGAATCTTAATCAGCCCCAGATTTAACCAGCGTTGGCTACCATTCACCTCATGACCAATCCCAGGTGCGAAAACAAGAATCAACCCCATAAAGGCAAACAATAAAAATAATGGCTCCGTCTGGCTCCACCAACGCAATGGAATTTGACTCACAACAAAAGTTACCGTCACACCCAACAATAAATACGCAGCGTGACGCATGGCGAAATATTGTTCATTTCCGGTGTAATATTCGGCAATACCCGTTGACGCTGAAGCAACCATAAGCCAGCCAAGAAACATCAGTCCAAACCAGGGCAGAAAGAGCGTCTCTTTAAGCTGCCACAACAACCGTGCCGATAAGCGTTGAAGCGGCAATGCTTGTAATTTTTGAGTCAGCTCAATCATCTACCACCTCTTGCGAACTCATCACCAGCTGGCGGAAATACTCACCGCGCACTGCGAAATTCTTAAATTGATCAAAGCTCGCGCAAGCTGGTGATAACAAGACAAGATCTCCAGGCTCAGCCTCCTGCAATGCGTAACTCCAGGCCTGATCCATGGTTGTAAAAATCTCGGTTTTACAATCACCCAGATCCTTCTGAATATTGATCGCATCGCGACCAAATAACAAAACCTCTGCCACGTACTTTTTACAAGGCAGAGTCAGATCGGAAAAATTCTGATCTTTATCAACGCCGCCAGCCAACAGCCATATTTTTCCTTTACTGCTTGCCCCCAGACCAGTAATCGCTGCGAGGGTCGAGCCAACGTTGGTTCCTTTGGAATCGTTGTAACAAGCCACACCATTAATATCAGCAACCCACTGACAACGATGAGCTAAACCAGCAAAGGTTTTGATGGCTGAAAAACTATCGGTCAATTGAATATTAAGCGTCGATACTACTGCCTGCACCAGCGCCAAAGCCGACATCACATTCGCCAAATTGTGTTGCCCTTTGATTTTTATCTGGTCTGCTGACAACAACGGCTGACTACCGAAATAAATCCAATCCTGCCCATCCACCAGACGAAGGCCGAACTCACCGGTTTCTGGTGAATTCAAACCAAAGCGAACCACTGAAGAATCTGAATATGCTTTAGTCATATCATCATCCTTATTTTCAACGATCGCAGAAGCACCAGCAAAAATGCGTTGTTTAGCAACCAGATAATCTTCCATGCCTGAGTAGCGATCCATATGATCTTCACTCAGGTTTAAAATAGTGGCGACAGCCGCATTTAACTGAGACGTCGTTTCCAGTTGAAAACTTGAAAGCTCCAGTACATAGACATCAACATCGCTGTCTTTATCACTACCGTCAGCCGCCACATCGCTAATCAGATCCAAAGCTGGTAAACCAATATTCCCACCAACCAAAGCTTTAACACCGCAGCTATTTAACATATCACCAGTCAGTGAAGTCACCGTACTTTTGCCATTGGATCCGGTAATAGCAATTACAGGCTTGGTCACGAACTCTTTAAATAACTGGATATCGCCGGAGATTTTAACCCCGGCCTTTATCGCTTGCTGAATCGCAGGTTCTGCCAGAGCTACCCCCGGGCTGACAATTAACTCGTCGTACAGGCTTAACAACTCGCCATCTAAGACCCCGCAGGAGATCGTACTTTCAGGGAACTCTTGTCGAATGGAATCAAGGTTTGTGGGTTCGTCGCGGCTATCACATAAATCAAAGGTCCAACCACGACGCTGACAAAAACGCGCACACGACAGTCCGGACATACCCAGTCCAACAATCATACGTTTAGTTGCGGATGTTTTCGTCAGATTCATTGCTCAATTTATCCCTTAGTTGGTTATCGAATCTTTAACGTCGCAAGACCAATTAACACCAGAATAATAGTGATGATCCAGAACCGGACAATCACCCGAGGCTCAGGCCAACCCTTTAATTCATAGTGATGGTGTAAAGGCGCCATACGAAAAATTCGCTTACCTGTCATTTTAAAAGATGCTACCTGTAAAATAACCGAGACGGTTTCCGCTACAAATATTCCGCCCATAATGAACAGGATGACTTCCTGGCGAACGATAACAGCAACAACACCCAACGCGGCTCCCAAAGCCAGAGAGCCAACGTCACCCATGAACACCTGAGCCGGATACGTGTTGAACCATAAGAAACCAATACCAGCGCCGACAATAGCAGCGCAGAAAATCACCAGCTCACCAGCACCAGCAATATAAGGAATGTGTAGATAATCAGCGAAATTTACGTGCCCCGCCAAATAGGCACAAACGCCTAAAGCCGCTGCAACCATCACTGTTGGCATGAT
The Saccharospirillaceae bacterium genome window above contains:
- the murG gene encoding undecaprenyldiphospho-muramoylpentapeptide beta-N-acetylglucosaminyltransferase, yielding MSKAILFMAGGTGGHVFPALAVAKEMAEKGYDIHWLGTSGGIEKDLVPAAGYPLHCIDIAGLRGKGKLGLLSAPFRILKAIWQAKKVIKMVKPVAALGMGGYATGPGGVAARLTAVPLLIHEQNAFAGMTNKLLHKISQTTMQAFPGALENALVTGNPVRKDVQQIRNQISASEQRLKVLVVGGSLGAVALNQTVLEAMTGLEEALQPDLWHQAGKRNIEDVQKQYQLAGIDARVTAFIDDMAAAYEWADLVVCRAGALTVSEVAAAGKAAIFVPFPFAVDDHQTANAQYLADKNAALICQQEDLSAGWLASQWKEFSNNKMALQQMADTARQLAMPNATQMVVEQIERFSRES
- the ftsW gene encoding putative lipid II flippase FtsW produces the protein MIELTQKLQALPLQRLSARLLWQLKETLFLPWFGLMFLGWLMVASASTGIAEYYTGNEQYFAMRHAAYLLLGVTVTFVVSQIPLRWWSQTEPLFLLFAFMGLILVFAPGIGHEVNGSQRWLNLGLIKIQASEIAKLAAVFFVAGYLVRRKEEVQRHWRGFLKPFIILGAMVVLLLLEPDFGAVVVLMGAALVQLFLGGVKAGQFFLLLIGTLIISGFVLTAETYRMERLLAYLDPWAPEHVYGTGYQLTQSLIAFGRGELFGVGLGESVQKLFYLPEAHTDFVFAIWAEETGLFGGIVALLLLAILIGFIWQVAWKAQQAGQLYGSYIAIGIGALLALQIIINLGVNIGLLPTKGLTLPFYSYGGSSLLVCCAMVAVVMRISYEIEHPSIDIEDEKPVAGSRTKKAKAMTKKKDSVSKESFDV
- the murD gene encoding UDP-N-acetylmuramoyl-L-alanine--D-glutamate ligase, coding for MNLTKTSATKRMIVGLGMSGLSCARFCQRRGWTFDLCDSRDEPTNLDSIRQEFPESTISCGVLDGELLSLYDELIVSPGVALAEPAIQQAIKAGVKISGDIQLFKEFVTKPVIAITGSNGKSTVTSLTGDMLNSCGVKALVGGNIGLPALDLISDVAADGSDKDSDVDVYVLELSSFQLETTSQLNAAVATILNLSEDHMDRYSGMEDYLVAKQRIFAGASAIVENKDDDMTKAYSDSSVVRFGLNSPETGEFGLRLVDGQDWIYFGSQPLLSADQIKIKGQHNLANVMSALALVQAVVSTLNIQLTDSFSAIKTFAGLAHRCQWVADINGVACYNDSKGTNVGSTLAAITGLGASSKGKIWLLAGGVDKDQNFSDLTLPCKKYVAEVLLFGRDAINIQKDLGDCKTEIFTTMDQAWSYALQEAEPGDLVLLSPACASFDQFKNFAVRGEYFRQLVMSSQEVVDD